In the genome of Mytilus edulis chromosome 3, xbMytEdul2.2, whole genome shotgun sequence, one region contains:
- the LOC139514587 gene encoding transcobalamin-2-like, whose amino-acid sequence MLFTKLLGSIILVAGVLGEVHSAFRDRRQAIPVDGCSERTTFGERRRCAVKDGVNQLLKKRDEDWSWGERVQAEAIIALHLAKYRVFKKTKAFLYISVKQMNIDLLSALSKDNSLTSMEWGRGKLAYYVLGMKATCQEPRDFYDHDLIDKLKSHLTDSSSYLDSNKFAYSLILIALCKAGEPIDTHNLDAISTTPGYYTFGVDEASLVYMAYHCVGNSTYKNAEDAAFNFILHAKNENGTFGNEYSTALAVQAIFASGNRTLRRQAKTGIDYMINSIERSKVPFTSLLLSVLPAIARKSLLDIGSWHCPTTEQGTTTPSTPTFLIGITVFNNITAIDYEHTWSAPLQQGQTLVDALVNLNNTDQTFSFKSKTTTWGQYITSFNLMTASTDNRQYWQISGTDGNPLQYGASQTFPSQGDRYTFKLTIW is encoded by the exons ATGCTGTTCACAAAG CTTCTGGGTTCAATAATTTTAGTAGCTGGTGTTTTGGGAGAAGTGCATTCTGCTTTCAGAGATCGCAGACAAG ccaTTCCAGTTGATGGTTGCAGCGAAAGGACAACTTTTGGAGAAA GACGACGCTGTGCGGTTAAAGACGGCGTAAATCAACTGTTAAAGAAAAGAGATGAAGATTGGTCCTGGGGAGAACGTGTACAAGCCGAAGCAATAATTGCACTTCATTTAGCAAAGTACAGAGTATTCAAGAAGACCAAGGCGTTTTTATACATCAGTGTAAAACAGATGAATATAGATCTGTTATCCGCTTTATCCAA AGACAATTCTTTGACCAGTATGGAGTGGGGACGTGGCAAGCTTGCATATTATGTCTTAGGAATGAAAGCGACTTGTCAGGAACCAAGAGATTTTTATGACCATGACCTGATAGACAAACTCAAGAGCCATCTTACAGATTCATCAAGCTACCTTGACAGTAATAAATTTGCCTATTCGTTGATTCTCATAGCTTTGTGTAAAGCTGGTGAACCTATTGATACTCACAACTTAGACGCCATTTCAACAACCCCAGGATATTACACATTTGGTGTTG ATGAAGCTTCTTTAGTTTACATGGCCTATCATTGTGTTGGTAATTCAACATACAAGAATGCAGAAGACGCCGCGTTCAATTTTATTCTCCACGCCAAGAATGAAAATGGAACCTTTGGAAATGAGTACTCAACTGCTCTAGCTGTGCAG GCAATATTTGCAAGTGGAAATAGGACATTAAGACGACAGGCTAAGACTGGAATAGATTACATGATTAATTCAATAG AACGAAGCAAGGTTCCGTTCACGTCTCTACTGCTATCAGTGTTGCCAGCGATAGCAAGAAAATCTCTTCTAGATATTGGATCATGGCATTGTCCAACAACAGAACAAG GAACTACAACTCCTTCGACGCCAACCTTTCTTATTGGAATAACTGTATTCAATAACATAACCGCCATTGATTACGAGCACACTTGGTCAGCTCCTCTACAACAAGGACAAACTTTGGTTGATGCTCTTGTTAATCTTAACAATACAGATCAGACATTTAG TTTCAAAAGCAAAACTACAACATGGGGTCAATATATCACTTCTTTCAACCTAATGACAGCGTCAACTGACAACAGACAGTACTGGCAAATATCGGGAACCGACGGCAATCCATTGCAGTATg GAGCAAGTCAAACATTTCCAAGCCAGGGTGATAGATACACCTTCAAATTAACCATATggtga
- the LOC139514588 gene encoding uncharacterized protein: MLLRTTSLGLVLGAAISDGCIYYKSICTNRDEIKRLDNIINGMVSQYEQEYVLAKKNYFDLKTATTNNAYISYYINHTIQIVESLQDIEESLVAQLEFKLPASSSINNLTFELYLNSVMGQIEYRLADLSQMLATHKQNALIGIAVRYLVEAAVSKFTKSFQNAYNMVSNEDILATTQASLWDRMGNSEIDVATKRGTIQKLKLVPKAFKQMAKNFGQNVRDFGASIKKWKRINNWKGFKGKLAHTFRKPIAKMNSVKQFITNPAVRTKFVKNYKLSWSQGIMTGIGMLGDGIMQYVTVKEWSKVATEMEKARESYQKYHDNLKSNLTQLREEKEETAKIWNQTIDIFKNITLPFKALMINASQNSNFSDVVGLAKLPVDTNGPLFTIDFDKLVQTSLASNQLTVIDFLKDVDNNMTVIEDEMRARLVLYNNTLSKSENSEPVSDIFDDIKSILQFSSSQTMKNFGNQLTPKDLVCTVSILRSDISEYDYFPLDSFRPRCEVNYTAFQDLSSYALLQRKSRLMRQIVIKSVNGNTEESLTGLLDAVHNAYLGVSDSDVAAFGSSVTDRDVICVISEEYPSKQKYDFINLEPFRSDCSLVTSTDYSKLIADAMKLRELASGIQNSLKTCKDYSFCPCLTQVASQNQVTVADVEQILNQLDPNWEPNQAASFCSPTGCDCKHL, translated from the exons ATGTTGCTTAGAACAACAAGCCTAGGACTTGTGCTCGGAGCTGCAATATCAG ATGGATGTATATACTATAAAAGTATCTGCACCAACAGAGACGAAATCAAACGTCTTGACAATATAATAAATGGTATGGTTAGTCAATATGAACAGGAGTATGTACTCGCCAAGAAGAACTACTTCGATTTGAAAACAGCAACAACAAATAACGcttatatatcatattatataaacCATACTATTCAGATTGTTGAATCTCTGCAAGATATCGAGGAATCTCTGGTAGCACAACTTGAATTTAAGTTACCAGCCTCGTCGTCAATCAATAATCTTACATTTGAGCTATACCTAAATAGCGTAATGGGACAAATTGAATACAGACTTGCCGACCTCAGCCAAATGTTGGCAACTCATAAACAAAACGCTCTTATAGGCATAGCAGTTCGTTATCTAGTGGAAGCAGCCGTCAGTAAGTttacaaaatcatttcaaaatgcaTACAACATGGTTAGTAACGAAGACATTCTTGCAACAACACAAGCATCTTTATGGGACCGAATGGGGAACAGTGAAATTGACGTGGCGACAAAGAGAGGAACTATTCAGAAATTAAAACTTGTGCCAAAAGCTTTTAAACAAATGGCAAAGAACTTTGGGCAGAATGTACGTGATTTTGGAGCAAgcataaaaaaatggaaaagaattAATAACTGGAAAGGTTTTAAAGGTAAACTTGCCCATACCTTCAGAAAGCCCATTGCAAAGATGAATAGCGTAAAACAGTTCATAACAAATCCAGCTGTAAggacaaaatttgtaaaaaattacaagCTTTCATGGTCACAAGGTATAATGACCGGAATAGGTATGCTTGGGGATGGCATTATGCAATATGTCACAGTCAAGGAATGGAGCAAAGTTGCCACTGAAATGGAAAAGGCACGTGAAAGCTATCAAAAGTACCATGATAACTTGAAAAGCAACTTAACCCAACTTCGCGAAGAAAAAGAGGAAACAGCTAAGATATGGAACCAAACGATTGATATTTTCAAGAATATCACCTTACCGTTTAAAGCTTTGATGATAAATGCGTCACAAAACAGTAACTTTTCTGACGTTGTAGGACTAGCAAAACTTCCCGTAGATACAAATGGTCCATTGTTTACCATTGACTTTGATAAACTGGTTCAAACTTCACTAGCCTCAAACCAGCTTACCGTCATAGATTTTCTGAAAGACGTAGACAATAATATGACTGTTATTGAAGACGAGATGAGGGCCCGTCTGGTATTGTATAACAATACGCTATCTAAATCTGAAAACAGTGAACCTGTTTCAGACATTTTTGATGATATTAAAAGCATTTTGCAATTCAGTTCATCACAGACTATGAAAAACTTTGGCAATCAGTTGACCCCAAAAGATTTGGTATGCACCGTATCTATTTTACGTTCTGATATATCAGAGTACGATTATTTCCCTTTAGACTCATTCCGTCCTCGATGTGAGGTAAATTATACAGCATTTCAAGACCTTTCGTCTTACGCATTGTTGCAGAGGAAATCTAGACTAATGCGACAAATTGTCATTAAATCTGTGAATGGAAATACAGAGGAGTCTCTTACGGGACTTTTAGATGCTGTCCATAATGCGTATCTTGGTGTAAGCGATTCAGATGTTGCAGCATTTGGAAGTTCAGTTACTGATAGAGACGTCATATGTGTAATATCGGAAGAATATCCATCCAAACAGAAATACGATTTTATAAACTTAGAACCCTTCCGATCTGACTGTTCTCTTGTTACATCAACTGATTACAGTAAGTTGATTGCCGACGCTATGAAACTGAGGGAGCTTGCTTCAGGaatacaaaatagtttaaaaacCTGTAAGGATTACTCTTTTTGTCCTTGTTTGACGCAAGTGGCAAGTCAAAACCAAGTTACAGTGGCAGATGTGgaacaaattttaaatcagctTGATCCAAACTGGGAACCAAACCAAGCTGCTTCATTCTGTAGCCCTACCGGATGTGACTGCaaacatctttaa